In a genomic window of Quercus lobata isolate SW786 chromosome 4, ValleyOak3.0 Primary Assembly, whole genome shotgun sequence:
- the LOC115983324 gene encoding putative UPF0481 protein At3g02645, with product MATGATDTSQEKVLQCEDTIIDVTDVRDPKWAPECCIYKVPKRLSKVKEQPYTPKLISIGPVHHNNGEYKDMQMVKERYFKAFFSRTCKGQKEFACIIEKNKDKICNCYAPEISQCIENENFVKMVLLDSIFIIELFMRSYREEDENDYILSKSWLKDGIMQDLILLENQLPFFILDKLYQHYTSNPTFLELACNYFFSSKEIRFEKVIKHFTDLQRNFFLPPNQKPGNPIVHRHSATKLDMAGLIFQNRKGEMAGLIFRNREGEEKNRHLLHVEIQKGNKLLEIFPCFNCSWLLHCLPCLKKIPFLERMQTRLLIPHFVVDNKTEDLFRNLMALEQCHYPKEAYICNYILLLDFLINSKDDVELLVEEGIIVNSLGSNKAVADMVNKLGQEIVEEKSYYHDVAEDLNKYYRNWWNKNMESLKTVYFRDILRGTVTVVGVIVLLVTVMNFLRPFVFRHI from the coding sequence ATGGCTACCGGTGCAACTGATACTTCACAAGAAAAAGTACTTCAATGTGAAGATACTATCATTGACGTTACAGACGTCAGGGACCCTAAGTGGGCCCCCGAGTGTTGCATCTACAAGGTCCCCAAAAGACTTAGCAAGGTAAAGGAACAACCCTACACTCCAAAGCTAATTTCAATAGGCCCTGTTCATCACAACAACGGCGAATATAAGGACATGCAAATGGTAAAAGAACGTTATTTCAAGGCGTTCTTTTCTCGGACTTGTAAAGGCCAGAAAGAGTTTGCATGCATCattgaaaaaaacaaagataagaTCTGCAACTGTTACGCACCAGAGATTTCTCAATGCATCGAAAATGAAAATTTCGTGAAAATGGTTCTACTGGATTCTATCTTTATCATTGAGCTCTTCATGAGGAGTTatagagaagaagatgaaaatgattacatattaAGCAAATCATGGCTAAAGGATGGCATAATGCAAGACTTGATATTACTTGAGAATCAGcttccattttttattcttgacaAGTTATATCAACATTATACAAGCAATCCTACTTTTCTTGAACTTGCCTGTAATTACTTCTTTTCTAGCAAGGAGATACGCTTTGAGAAGGTAATAAAACATTTCActgatttgcagagaaatttcTTCCTCCCACCTAACCAAAAACCTGGAAATCCTATTGTACATCGACATAGTGCAACAAAGCTGGATATGGCAGGATTGATATTCCAAAATAGGAAAGGAGAAATGGCAGGATTGATATTCCGAAAtagggaaggagaagaaaaaaatagacaCTTACTTCACGTAGAAATCCAGAAAGGTAATAAATTGTTGGAAATATTTCCATGTTTCAATTGTTCATGGCTCTTGCATTGCTTACCATGCTTGAAAAAAATTCCTTTCCTGGAGAGAATGCAAACTCGCTTGCTAATCCCACACTTTGTGGTAGATAACAAAACTGAAGACCTTTTTCGAAATCTCATGGCTCTTGAGCAGTGTCATTATCCAAAAGAAGCTTACATATGCAATTATATCTTGCTATTGGATTTTCTTATCAATAGTAAAGATGACGTGGAGTTGCTTGTTGAGGAGGGGATTATTGTTAACTCATTAGGTAGCAATAAAGCAGTTGCCGACATGGTTAACAAACTTGGCCAAGAAATTGTGGAAGAAAAATCCTATTACCATGATGTTGCTGAAGATCTTAATAAGTACTACCGCAACTGGTGGAATAAAAATATGGAATCCTTGAAAACTGTTTATTTTCGGGATATTTTGAGAGGGACGGTAACTGTTGTTGGGGTCATAGTCCTTTTGGTGACTGTCATGAATTTCCTTAGGCCTTTTGTGTTCAGgcatatttaa